One Dictyoglomus turgidum DSM 6724 DNA window includes the following coding sequences:
- a CDS encoding metal-sulfur cluster assembly factor, with the protein MNLKEAIENKLKEIIDPEVGLDLVTLNTIDKLEVDNDGNVKIVFRPTTPFCPLGIQLALSIKKAVKEIEGVKNVDIEVVDFIFAEQANELLKNQ; encoded by the coding sequence CTCAAAGAGATAATAGACCCAGAGGTTGGACTTGACTTAGTTACTCTAAATACCATAGACAAGTTAGAAGTAGATAATGATGGAAATGTAAAAATAGTGTTCAGACCGACAACTCCTTTCTGTCCCTTAGGAATACAACTTGCTCTTTCCATCAAAAAGGCAGTTAAAGAAATAGAGGGAGTAAAGAATGTGGATATAGAAGTAGTAGATTTCATATTTGCAGAACAAGCTAATGAATTATTAAAAAATCAATAG